In Myxococcota bacterium, a single window of DNA contains:
- a CDS encoding nuclear transport factor 2 family protein, translating to MNDVERLLALEEIRQLAQRYSIYLDARDLDRLVELFTPDVRVGREARGRDALRANFDAQLRGVGITFLHVGNHAIELDPSGEKATGVVYCRGEIQQGGIDAKRWIVQAIQYHDRYVRHEGHWYFERRNHLLVYGADLGTNPLSLPPAHWPRSATGMGSAPHEFETWQRFWASPAGDAEPSSG from the coding sequence GTGAACGACGTCGAACGACTGTTGGCGCTCGAAGAGATTCGTCAGCTGGCGCAGCGCTACTCGATCTACCTCGACGCACGAGACCTCGATCGCCTCGTCGAGCTCTTCACGCCCGACGTGCGGGTCGGGCGTGAGGCCCGCGGCCGCGACGCGCTGCGCGCGAACTTCGACGCGCAACTGCGCGGTGTCGGCATCACCTTCCTTCACGTGGGAAACCATGCCATCGAGCTGGATCCCTCCGGAGAGAAGGCCACCGGGGTCGTCTACTGCCGAGGCGAGATCCAGCAGGGAGGCATCGACGCGAAGCGCTGGATCGTCCAGGCGATCCAGTACCACGACCGCTACGTGCGCCACGAAGGCCACTGGTACTTCGAGCGCCGCAACCACCTGTTGGTGTACGGCGCTGACCTCGGCACCAACCCGCTCAGCCTGCCCCCTGCGCACTGGCCCCGCAGCGCCACTGGGATGGGATCGGCACCGCACGAATTCGAGACCTGGCAGCGCTTCTGGGCGTCACCCGCAGGCGACGCGGAACCGTCCTCGGGCTAG
- a CDS encoding cytochrome P450 — MSFEFDPRDLIYPKHYGVSGQPHDLWTQLREHAPIQYCETEEYESFWAITRHADIMDISGKPDVFSNAKGPPTMLTLEQLSRRDRDNSSFGGMRTIIEMDPPEHRDFRKVASGFFTPRSIHRLDEIVAESARQILDKLGEEGECDFVEEISQRHPLRVLATILGIDEDDEERVLELTQQLFAADDPDLQREGEDREKAVQELGLEFYQLFDRIIQDRRANPRDDLASMLANAKMKDGEAMGPMETFGYYLIVFTAGHDTTRNALSGGLSALLDNPGQIERLKGNPELAKKAVEETIRWSSPVNYMRRTLLKDVEIHGQTIREGEHLVLYYGSANRDERVFERPFEFDIERHPNRHLGFGTGEHFCLGAHVARLSSRALFEELANRVVSLERAGGESQIESSFVVGLKHLPVRYQLRPAA, encoded by the coding sequence ATGTCCTTCGAGTTCGACCCCCGCGACCTGATCTACCCGAAGCACTACGGCGTTTCGGGGCAGCCCCACGATCTCTGGACGCAGCTCCGCGAGCACGCGCCCATTCAGTACTGCGAGACGGAAGAGTACGAATCGTTCTGGGCGATCACGCGCCACGCCGACATCATGGACATCTCGGGCAAGCCCGACGTGTTCAGCAACGCGAAGGGCCCGCCGACGATGCTCACCCTCGAGCAGCTGTCGAGACGCGATCGCGACAACTCCTCGTTCGGTGGGATGCGGACCATCATCGAGATGGATCCGCCCGAGCACCGCGACTTCCGCAAGGTCGCCAGCGGCTTCTTCACGCCGCGCAGCATCCACCGCCTCGATGAGATCGTGGCCGAGAGCGCGCGCCAGATCCTCGACAAGCTCGGCGAAGAAGGCGAGTGCGACTTCGTCGAGGAGATCTCCCAGCGCCATCCGCTGCGCGTGCTCGCGACGATCCTGGGCATCGACGAAGACGACGAGGAGCGCGTCCTCGAGTTGACGCAGCAGCTCTTCGCCGCCGACGATCCCGATCTTCAGCGCGAAGGCGAAGACCGGGAGAAGGCCGTGCAGGAGCTCGGCCTCGAGTTCTACCAGCTCTTCGATCGCATCATCCAGGACCGACGCGCGAACCCGCGCGATGATCTGGCCAGCATGCTCGCCAACGCGAAGATGAAGGACGGCGAGGCGATGGGGCCGATGGAGACCTTCGGGTACTACCTGATCGTCTTCACCGCCGGGCACGACACCACGCGCAACGCACTTTCCGGCGGACTCTCGGCGCTGCTCGACAACCCGGGACAGATCGAGCGTCTGAAGGGGAATCCGGAGTTGGCGAAGAAGGCGGTCGAGGAGACGATCCGCTGGTCGTCGCCGGTGAACTACATGCGCCGGACGCTCCTCAAGGACGTGGAGATTCACGGCCAGACGATCCGCGAGGGCGAGCACCTGGTGCTCTATTACGGGTCGGCGAACCGCGACGAGCGCGTGTTCGAGCGACCCTTCGAGTTCGACATCGAACGCCACCCGAACCGACACCTCGGGTTCGGCACCGGCGAGCACTTTTGCCTCGGGGCCCACGTGGCCCGGCTGAGTTCACGGGCGCTCTTCGAAGAGCTGGCGAACCGGGTCGTCTCCCTCGAGCGCGCGGGCGGCGAGTCCCAGATCGAGTCGAGCTTCGTCGTGGGACTGAAGCACCTGCCGGTGCGCTACCAGCTGCGGCCGGCCGCCTAG
- a CDS encoding PadR family transcriptional regulator, giving the protein MPRPKYNDTACSLLGFLLDRPMSGWDLANLVEETAGNFWHVTSSQIYRELRTLEENGLVKAGEPGPRSKRLYTITKPGKEVFKEWVAREPGDYIGRVPLLLTVWFGDHVPPDDLDWYLRLHRQKHEKRYAFFKDVYEDLPDKSAPVARALRFGVMFEKTFLDWFDTLPHFGGVEEKSGPGEPRPTEAETFDPGDEPERGTMGRKKKGKRKR; this is encoded by the coding sequence ATGCCGCGGCCCAAGTACAACGACACTGCGTGTTCTCTGCTGGGGTTCCTGCTCGATCGGCCCATGAGTGGTTGGGACCTCGCCAATCTGGTCGAGGAAACGGCCGGCAACTTCTGGCACGTGACGTCGAGTCAGATCTACCGCGAGCTGCGCACGCTCGAGGAGAACGGCCTCGTGAAGGCGGGCGAGCCGGGCCCGCGTTCGAAGCGCCTCTACACGATCACGAAGCCCGGGAAAGAGGTCTTCAAGGAGTGGGTGGCGCGCGAGCCGGGCGACTACATCGGCCGCGTCCCGCTGCTCTTGACGGTGTGGTTCGGTGACCACGTTCCGCCCGATGATCTCGACTGGTACCTGCGTCTGCACCGGCAGAAGCACGAGAAGCGCTACGCCTTCTTCAAGGACGTCTACGAGGATCTTCCCGACAAGTCGGCGCCGGTCGCCCGCGCACTGCGCTTCGGCGTGATGTTCGAGAAGACCTTCCTCGATTGGTTCGACACCCTGCCGCACTTCGGCGGCGTCGAGGAGAAGTCGGGCCCAGGCGAGCCTCGACCGACCGAGGCCGAGACCTTCGACCCGGGCGACGAGCCCGAGCGCGGCACGATGGGCCGGAAGAAGAAGGGGAAGCGGAAGCGCTGA
- a CDS encoding SDR family NAD(P)-dependent oxidoreductase — protein sequence MGSCDGKVAFVTGSSRGIGRAIAKRLSSEGAAVVLSASRLGAHGKLPGTLEEAVAEIQANGGKAAAVTADLSDPAAREGLIERASEAFGPIDILVNNAAAATMGMPSQVTTEQRSQMFETNVNAPVDLAQQGIPSMQERGGGWILNISSATAEQPLLPYRDGKLSAHVIGAYGATKAALNRYTVALAHEVSEHEIFVNAMAPVSIVLTAGAEYVRDIARKNPDWLEPVEMMAEAALELCSGRHVGQVVLSRDILHAVGRPVRSLDGSRVIGDAFTLGDPEAPGA from the coding sequence ATGGGCAGCTGCGATGGAAAGGTGGCGTTCGTCACGGGATCGAGCCGGGGCATCGGCCGCGCGATCGCCAAACGTTTGTCGTCCGAGGGCGCAGCCGTCGTGCTCAGCGCTTCGCGCCTCGGCGCTCACGGCAAGCTCCCCGGCACGCTCGAGGAAGCCGTCGCCGAGATCCAGGCGAACGGCGGCAAGGCCGCGGCCGTAACGGCCGACCTCTCGGATCCGGCCGCGCGCGAAGGGCTGATCGAGCGCGCGAGCGAGGCGTTCGGCCCCATCGACATTCTGGTGAACAACGCGGCGGCCGCGACCATGGGCATGCCCAGCCAGGTGACGACCGAGCAACGCAGCCAGATGTTCGAGACGAACGTGAACGCCCCGGTCGACCTCGCCCAGCAGGGGATTCCGTCGATGCAGGAGCGCGGCGGCGGCTGGATCCTCAACATCAGCTCGGCCACCGCCGAGCAGCCCCTGCTGCCCTACCGCGATGGCAAGCTCTCGGCCCACGTGATCGGTGCCTACGGCGCAACCAAGGCGGCCCTCAACCGCTACACCGTCGCGCTGGCCCACGAGGTCTCCGAACACGAGATCTTCGTGAACGCGATGGCGCCGGTGTCGATCGTGCTCACCGCCGGCGCCGAATACGTCCGCGACATCGCGCGCAAGAACCCGGACTGGCTCGAGCCGGTCGAGATGATGGCCGAGGCCGCCCTCGAGCTCTGCAGTGGCCGTCACGTGGGCCAGGTGGTCCTCAGCCGCGACATCTTGCACGCGGTGGGGCGCCCGGTCCGGTCGCTGGATGGAAGCCGCGTGATCGGCGACGCATTCACCCTGGGCGACCCCGAGGCGCCCGGCGCCTGA
- a CDS encoding SGNH/GDSL hydrolase family protein, with amino-acid sequence MPSYTNLYTFGDSLVDGGSVFGLTGGTTPDPALGYCAGRFTNCPVVPTDPITPADSVSQAITGGNANTFLAGGTNFAFGGARANNLPPQSGQIVPDLGDQLLAYLQEVGAGNQVVDPGALYLINVGGNDARDIVLQGLTGPARAAYIQSATDALQGFISVLKNVYGIQHVGVVGPGDVGGIPEVKALGAAAQAAGRAASEDISAAFAGVASTTGSQFFDTIALTDAVLADPALFGLPAGLNVDDACLLAGAAPPGGAPVCNDFAFFDPVHPTTQVLQILGQGIVNQFVPEPGTAVLVGMGLFGMGLRRRLN; translated from the coding sequence ATGCCGAGCTACACGAACCTCTACACGTTCGGTGATAGCTTGGTGGATGGCGGTAGCGTCTTCGGCCTCACTGGCGGAACGACGCCCGATCCCGCGCTGGGTTACTGCGCTGGTCGCTTCACGAATTGTCCCGTGGTGCCGACCGACCCGATCACGCCGGCCGATTCGGTCTCTCAAGCGATCACGGGGGGGAACGCGAACACGTTCCTCGCTGGTGGCACGAACTTCGCCTTCGGCGGAGCGCGCGCCAACAACCTGCCGCCCCAGAGCGGTCAGATCGTGCCCGACCTCGGCGACCAGCTCCTGGCCTATCTCCAGGAAGTGGGCGCTGGCAACCAGGTGGTCGACCCCGGTGCGCTCTACCTGATCAACGTCGGTGGCAACGACGCGCGTGACATCGTGTTGCAGGGCCTCACCGGCCCTGCGCGCGCCGCCTACATCCAGAGCGCGACGGATGCCCTTCAAGGCTTCATCTCGGTGCTGAAGAACGTCTACGGCATTCAGCACGTGGGCGTCGTCGGGCCCGGCGACGTCGGCGGGATTCCCGAAGTGAAGGCACTCGGTGCGGCTGCCCAGGCAGCGGGCCGCGCGGCTTCCGAAGACATTTCGGCGGCCTTCGCGGGTGTGGCCTCGACGACCGGCTCGCAGTTCTTCGACACGATCGCGCTCACAGACGCCGTTCTTGCCGACCCGGCCCTGTTCGGGCTGCCGGCAGGTCTGAACGTCGACGATGCCTGTCTGCTGGCGGGCGCTGCACCTCCGGGTGGCGCACCGGTCTGCAACGACTTCGCATTCTTCGACCCCGTGCACCCTACGACTCAGGTTCTTCAGATCCTGGGTCAGGGGATCGTGAATCAGTTCGTGCCCGAGCCGGGCACGGCCGTTCTCGTGGGCATGGGCCTGTTCGGGATGGGGCTTCGCCGCCGCCTGAACTGA
- a CDS encoding SDR family oxidoreductase, with product MTQERISLRDKVAIVTGAGAGLGRGIAEGFGSLGATVVAVEKVAERAEATAAWFEEHGIAHRVVQLDVEEGERIPPFVEEIARDLGRIDILVNNVGDHCGLTKPFLRSTEEEWTKLYDVNLRHVFRMSHAVLPVIRAGKRGGSIINLSTIEAFRGIPMGAVYSAFNAGITAFTKSLALEFGRDGIRVNAIAPETSETEQVQVKNWVPAEYHDYFRDWIPLGRFGTPQDAAGCAVFLASDLSSWVTGTTIHLDGGALAAGGWYRVHETGRWTNMPVVKDAGIK from the coding sequence ATGACCCAGGAACGCATTTCTCTTCGAGACAAGGTGGCGATCGTGACCGGCGCCGGCGCTGGACTCGGGCGCGGCATCGCCGAGGGCTTCGGCTCCCTCGGTGCCACGGTGGTGGCGGTCGAGAAGGTGGCCGAACGCGCCGAGGCGACGGCGGCCTGGTTCGAGGAGCACGGCATCGCGCACCGCGTCGTGCAGCTCGACGTCGAGGAGGGCGAGCGGATCCCGCCCTTCGTCGAGGAGATCGCGCGCGATCTCGGGCGCATCGACATCCTCGTAAACAACGTCGGCGATCACTGCGGGTTGACCAAACCCTTCCTCCGCTCGACCGAGGAGGAATGGACGAAGCTCTACGACGTCAACCTCCGCCACGTGTTCCGCATGAGCCACGCGGTACTGCCGGTGATTCGCGCGGGAAAGCGCGGGGGCAGCATCATCAACCTCTCGACGATCGAGGCCTTTCGCGGGATCCCGATGGGCGCCGTCTACTCGGCGTTCAACGCGGGCATCACGGCCTTCACGAAGAGCCTGGCCTTGGAGTTCGGCCGCGACGGCATCCGTGTCAACGCGATCGCCCCCGAGACCTCGGAGACCGAGCAGGTGCAGGTGAAGAACTGGGTGCCGGCCGAGTACCACGACTACTTCCGCGACTGGATCCCGCTCGGCCGCTTCGGAACCCCGCAAGACGCCGCGGGCTGTGCCGTCTTCCTGGCGAGCGACCTCTCCAGCTGGGTGACGGGAACGACCATCCACCTCGACGGTGGCGCGCTGGCCGCCGGTGGCTGGTACCGCGTTCACGAGACCGGGCGCTGGACCAACATGCCCGTGGTGAAGGACGCCGGGATCAAGTAG